Part of the Babylonia areolata isolate BAREFJ2019XMU chromosome 4, ASM4173473v1, whole genome shotgun sequence genome, ccctttcatggcatctatccccaccaacacccctccccataccctctctccctatcccccccttcccttggccaagtgcagagggagcaagttatcaagaaatactaagtaaagatggtatcttctctgaccattctcttcctatacactcccctgcccttttaccttccacttccatcaccctcaaccctgtccccccccacccacccccaacccccctccttaccccccatgtcgatctctggcaggatggcatctgcctcaatggtcaccacatggtgtggtgtgtttatcatgagctgtttagagcAGAATcagggcgatctttcctcctccttcccttcctcttttcaccccccctcccctccccttctccttgacaatgctgggttctgtgagaaaagtgctgatgtgcaaatccagcactgttggtcccagattggtctgttaacttcagccaattggaaaagttctgggtcagaagatagtttgcataaggcgccagcttgtgaagaggataaaatgaataggcaagtggggtttctttcttttccttccttgaagcaggccaggagagccagacggacaagacagtaccatgggggctgtgagtgtcaaactagcatctatttttcggacttagttgaatgcttgatttatagTATACTTGGAttatgtgactaacacactggctcagtgggattgtgttttgctacatgaatataaagtgaaccctgaaacgtttggggctgtgagtaatgcttgtactggtgatttggtttgttggcaatttactttttggtttttggaaacagtttggagtttgtagaattgtgatgtgtCACAAGAGCgttgagagatcctttttagctgatgtggtatttcacagttaatgtaactggaatgtgttgatgcagataccatgacttgtgagagagcatagccagcatgtgtatggtttaattgtatttgaggctagtgactgaggggaaagtggttaaaatacacaatatAGTCAATACATGACTAactggagtactggtttagggtattagggtatttgggtacccccccccccccctttcctgtttcctacaggttgatattatggtatgatgcttgggcatcatgtttgggtttacaggttgtgcatcttggcttacataaatgataatgttgagtaacatgtcagtgggcagcgtagtgagcaaggatggtGGAGCAGACGATGACATCAAGAGCCGCATCAGTAAAGCGAGACACGCCTTCAGAACTCTCCGACCCATCTGGCAATCTTCAGCCCTCTCACTTCACAACAAGATCAGAATAtttaacaccaacgtcaagtcagtcatgctgtacggctcagagacatggcgcactaccaagaccaacaggaacaaactccagacatttgtcaacagatgcctgcgcaacattctgaacatcaggtggcctgaaatcatctcaaatgaagacctctgggacagaaccaaacaagcacccatagaagaagaaatcaaaaagagaaagtgggggtggataggccacacgttgcgcaagtcaccactcaacatcactcgccaggcacttgactggaacccccaaggcaaacgcaaagttggcagacccaggcagactcggaaaagaagtacggacactgaagtgaaggcagccggaatgacatgggcccagataaagaggatcgccccaaaccgtgtccgttggaggagtgctgttgcggccctttgttcccgagcggagctataggcataagtcaagtaagtcaagatttaactggagttaaacactgggagtttgtaattgtatgccacatacttggtgcgacagctattactgtatggtgatttaacaggagttaaacactgggagttagtatttgttagtcatatatttggtgcacattaacctatgtgccactgattgttgatagtaagctaaatgaagcttgttttacatctttacatagatctctttgagaagagagtgtacggctagacattgagtgtcaggatggagaaaggttatctgtggaattgtttacttgtccagacaacataatgatgtttctgttacatcagtgcaattatgtctagcatatgttttggtattgatttaacctgggttttaatattatgtgtgttccaggtgtgctgttaagttagagaaataaacacctcaattcatctttctaaaagaccctgctgtggtacgaggagagagtggattgtgcacctatcctctgcctgttgtcctactctacctcttcaccttctacacctacccttacaacccctacccccaccactactacccccctttttaacatatatatatatatatatatatatatatatatatatatatatgtgtgtgtgtgtgtgtgtgtgtgtatcactataCTTGAtaaacaagtattttctcagtgtaagtaatactaataatagtgTCTGCTTGAAGCATAATTTATAGCGGCATTATGCCCTGACCTTGACTGCTCAAATTAGCAGCACTAAATATGCGTATACACACCCAGAAACAAATGAGCAAGAGTACACTGTTGGAATATAAACGGAAGGTTAAAGAACTTAAACTATGTATTTGGAGCACATATTCATGATATTGCAGAATGATAATCAAGAGCTTGCACAACCACTTTCATTTTTCTCAGCGTGCATTGTACAGTGAAGATTTTGAATTTTATCTTTAGAGATGTTCTCGATATTTTTTCGGTTCCTGTCAAGATCCATTGGTGAGGTTGTGTCTTTTATTTTtaacaaatctgtgtgtgtgtgtgtgtgtgtgtgtgtgagagagagagagagtgtgtgtgtgtgtgtgtttaagcatatGTTagctttcaatatatatatatcttgttgtTAAATTTGAGTATTATTAAAAGGTGACATACTATTTCATTGACAGATTTTCCTGCCAAAGGCCTGTCATCAGCAGCATCCCGTCTGAGGCAGCTGCATCCAGTTTTGTGGCCATGTACCTTGCAACAACCTCCAAACGATGGCCTCCTCTTCTCCACCGAAACTGACCACATACAGGTGACCCCCAGGGTCAGCCTCTTTGACCAAAAAGTTGAGGTCAGAGTTCACGGTCTGCCCAGTAAGGCCAAGGTCACACTGCATGTGAGGACACACCAGGAGTGGCGCCGAAAGCTGGCCGTATTCAGGTCATGCGGTCATTTTGTTGCCGGTGACAATGGGGACCTTGACCTCAGCCGAGATGCTTCCGTTGGAGGAACTTACACAGGTATGTTTGGGTTCTTTGTGCTCTTTATATGGTCATCAGTACTACTTTTGTTTGTCAGTAATTGCATggtgatcagagtttgaggctCTGTTTgccatagtgttgtgtccttgacagCTTGAGGAAGGGGCTTCACTACAAATtttttcactccacccaggtgtaaatgtttacctgactttggatggggaaggttaaaatgttgGAAGAAGAGGATTATGCCCTGCCTGATTGTGCAcagccctagacatagtggatatgaattatTGTGgcaatggccataaaaggctttgggacctttaacttagtagatgtttattttctgtttagCTTTTTAATTAAAGTGTACTATGGATGTCTTAAATTTGAATTACTGGTTTCCAAGTCCATACATTTTCGTTGATGTAAATGTAGGCTTAGGTTATTGTTGTggttacctatatatatatatatatatatatatatatatatatatatatatatatatatggcagtgTGAGccaaaaataaatcaatagataaatagataataaaataaaatgaaataaaataaaataagtcaataaatatcaaaaataaaaagattaaattgcgaataaaaaaaataagaattagaaaataagatttaatatataaataaataaaacccaggggttatttcccttagaaaataaatgaaggctTAGCTGCTTACATTAAATTTATAATTTGCAGGATCCCaccgcacccacaactcactcacTTGACTAGAGttatacagaacaacacacagatacgacaaacaacaatatcaacacccaGTCATACAGTCTAATCAGGACACCATACAAAAATTTACAAAACAAATATACAGCCTCACTAACAATACACAAATTAAAACAGAGACTGCTTTATCAATTCAAACAACCATTTATTAATCGAGGAGTATTTTAGAAGGGGCTTATGGGGTGGACaatgggtaaaaaacaaacaaacaacaccacaaaaacaaaaaaaacaacaaaacaagaacacacaactATGCACCTAACTTCTCCCACAATAtttcacaaacaaaaactacaacaaaaaaaacctacaaatttTCCTGTCCTCCTATTAACAAAACCCAGTCCCAAAATTTGGCAAATCCTAATCTTAACCCCTACAAAACCCAAATTTTGCTGTTCCTACTTCTAATTAAAATCCCTCTAAAAAGTaatacccaaaaaaaacaaaaacaaaaaaaaacaacaaaaaaacccgctgcCGCCGCACCTCTTTAGAACAACAGGTTAAACTACTACAGGGTGCAGAACATGGTGGCTTCTTGGCGTCTTTGTAAAAACTAAAATCGGACTATTCACATCAAATTTAAAGTATAATCCATAAAATTATtcatataacaaaaataattctaaaaataaaattaaaatactcTTCAATATTACAAATATTCTTggttaataaattaaaaagaaaactatTGATAACAAAAATTTAACTTCCAAATCTTCTTACCTCAATAATCTACAACACAAAACGGAAGGTAATcggaacttcagtccacactaccacatccTCCCCAGCTATAATAACTTGCTCCAAAAGTTaaccaaacaaaatgaaattaggAATGTGTTTCAAAAACTAACCAAAAATCATTATTTAATTAACTCGTCCCAAGTTCAGCTGCACCTGTGTGCTCTGTCCCCAAGTAGGAAAAGTGTAGCTTGCCTCTGTTCAAATTACAAGCTCAACCCATCCACTATGTCCCTTGATTAAGGATGGCATTTACAGCTATTTCCTTATCACAAAGTGGAACCCTTTTCAACAGTAGCCAAACCCCTACGTGCCTACCTGATTCATTGACAGAGCAACTGTAACTTGTTAGTAATTAAACTAAGAACAAGCACACCAACAGCCATCTCAATGTCAACAGATAAAGGGAGAGTATTTACTATTGTTCCCTCATCACAAAGAGGCCACCTGTCACCCTCCTACTGAACATGAACATGTATACCACAAACTGGCTAAACTACTTTGTCACTTGCTAGAATTGTAATCAAAAGCAAGCTCAaaaaagatggagaagaaaatGGGGGTTGCGTGGCAGAGGATACTGAAATGATACGATCACTGAttgtttgaaaaagaaatacCCCAAAATGTTTGTCAGCAGAGTTGGTTAAGTTATAACCCATGAAAATGTTTGTGCTACAGTGTTCTTACATAGACATATTGATTATTAACTTGCACATGCTGAACCCTGGATGTGCTGCGGTATAATCAGGCAATCAGACttctgatccggtgttcacctgtggtcagcatggtgttgtgtccttgggaaaaggcccttcactctgattttcctcagttTTTCTAGACATGAGTAGGTATACCAGACATTGGTTGGGGATGATCAAACAAACCTGTGGAAGGTGAGATCAGGGCCCTGCC contains:
- the LOC143281091 gene encoding uncharacterized protein LOC143281091; protein product: MNRQVGFLSFPSLKQARRARRTRQYHGGLGSVVSKDGGADDDIKSRISKARHAFRTLRPIWQSSALSLHNKIRIFNTNVKSVMLYGSETWRTTKTNRNKLQTFVNRCLRNILNIRWPEIISNEDLWDRTKQAPIEEEIKKRKWGWIGHTLRKSPLNITRQALDWNPQGKRKVGRPRQTRKRSTDTEVKAAGMTWAQIKRIAPNRVRWRSAVAALCSRAEL